From Homalodisca vitripennis isolate AUS2020 chromosome 1, UT_GWSS_2.1, whole genome shotgun sequence, the proteins below share one genomic window:
- the LOC124367309 gene encoding uncharacterized protein LOC124367309, whose product MSTVPALIVTVLICGPIFTSGYPAGNSDGGSSGNYSSGSSTYLSSGNGYQVFISQKEVNGNCNSKLTISGPEIFKEIVYPCKSEPWRIININNSLVVGNEYFSDTRSELVHLNKDTCLREVFKETGGKYTSTETPMKERDCDAVREKIKGLEELQKKWDDWYTKQQQSIQHQLQQTQQQLQNVQHQIFGGGLFGGFPFGKK is encoded by the exons ATTTGCGGTCCAATATTCACCAGCGGTTATCCGGCAGGAAACTCTGATGGTGGAAGTTCAG GAAACTATTCGTCTGGGAGCAGCACGTATTTGTCTTCTGGCAACGGATATCAGGTATTCATCTCGCAGAAAGAAGTAAATGGAAACTGTAACTCAAAGTTGACCATCTCTGGGCCGGAGATATTTAAGGAGATCGTGTATCCTTGCAAATCCGAGCCCTGGCGAATTATTAACATCAATAACTCTCTTGTGGTGGGCAATGAGTACTTCTCGGACACCCGATCGGAGCTTGTACATCTCAACAAGGATACGTGTCTCCGAGAAGTCTTCAAGGAGACAGGAGGTAAATACACAAGCACCGAGACCCCTATGAAGGAACGGGACTGTGATGCCGTCAGGGAGAAGATCAAGGGACTGGAAGAACTCCAGAAGAAATGGGACGATTGGTATACTAAGCAGCAGCAATCGATTCAGCATCAACTTCAACAGACGCAGCAACAGCTGCAGAACGTCCAGCATCAGATTTTCGGCGGGGGATTATTCGGTGGTTTCCCTTTCGGAAAGAAATAA